Genomic window (Pleurodeles waltl isolate 20211129_DDA chromosome 2_2, aPleWal1.hap1.20221129, whole genome shotgun sequence):
aagaaattgacaaaaTGCAAGACAAGTGTGCTTTCCATATTTAATGGTAGAATATTTCAACTAGTTATAGCCCCAGAAATAGACGTCTGTATAGCTTGTAGTTCACAACCTCTAGACCAAGCAGCACACGCTTTAAGAAAAACATCTCCCGTGCCTTCAATGGAAAAACGAAGCAATTATCTACTCTTGCAGATGAACTAGCCTACCTATCAGGTTATATTTTTTATAACTTACATTTCTGTGCCTTATTTGTTGCTGTctggactgtttgattttatttttatttttggttttagttGTGCCGCCTGTATTCCATGATGTGTTTTATAACTGTGCTAAATGAATTGTTAGTTGCCCAGAAAAGCTATACCCATGCAGTTCATTGTCATTGATATGCAGGCTGTGGTTCTGTTGGATTTAATAACAGACTTGAGTGACCTTATGCTTCCCTTTCCACCTGCAGGGCAAACTGGTGCGGGAAATAACTGGGCGAAAGGTCATTATACGGAAGGTGCAGAGCTTGTCGATTCAATCATAGACGTAATAAGAAAAGAAAGTGAACACTGTGACTGTCTGCAGGGATTCCAGCTCACTCATTCACTTGGAGGTGGAACTGGTTCCGGTATGGGAACTCTGCTCATCAGCAAAATCAGAGAGGAGTACCCAGATAGGATAATGAATACCTTCAGTGTTATGCCATCTCCCAAGGTCTCGGACACAGTGGTGGAACCATACAATGCCACCCTGTCTGTTCACCAGCTGGTAGAAAACACTGATGAAACCTATTGCATTGACAATGAAGCATTATACGATATCTGTTTCCGTACTTTAAAGCTTACAACCCCAACCTATGGAGATCTGAACCACTTGGTGTCTGCAACAATGAGTGGGGTCACCACATCTTTGCGATTCCCTGGTCAACTCAATGCTGATCTTCGAAAGTTAGCAGTAAATATGGTTCCTTTTCCACGCCTTCACTTCTTCATGCCTGGTTTTGCACCTCTGACAGCTCGAGGAAGCCAGCAATATCAGGCACTTACCGTTCCAGAGCTCACCCAAcagatgtttgatgccaaaaacATGATGGCAGCCTGTGACCCAAGGCATGGACGTTACCTAACAGTCGCCACAGTGTTCCGTGGACCCATGTCAATGAAAGAGGTAGATGAGCAGATGCTTGCCATTCAAAACAAGAACAGCAGCTATTTTGTGGAATGGATCCCAAACAACGTCAAAGTAGCAGTATGCGATATCCCACCCCgtggtctcaagatggctgccaccttcATTGGAAATAGCACAGCCATCCAAGAGCTCTTCAAGAGGATATCTGAGCAGTTCTCTGCCATGTTTAGAAGGaaggcttttctccactggttcactgGTGAAGGGAT
Coding sequences:
- the TUBB6 gene encoding tubulin beta-6 chain, coding for MREIVHIQAGQCGNQIGTKFWEGISDEHGIDPAGSYVGDSALQLERINVYYNESSSQKYVPRAILVDLEPGTMDSVRSGPFGQLFRPDNFIFGQTGAGNNWAKGHYTEGAELVDSIIDVIRKESEHCDCLQGFQLTHSLGGGTGSGMGTLLISKIREEYPDRIMNTFSVMPSPKVSDTVVEPYNATLSVHQLVENTDETYCIDNEALYDICFRTLKLTTPTYGDLNHLVSATMSGVTTSLRFPGQLNADLRKLAVNMVPFPRLHFFMPGFAPLTARGSQQYQALTVPELTQQMFDAKNMMAACDPRHGRYLTVATVFRGPMSMKEVDEQMLAIQNKNSSYFVEWIPNNVKVAVCDIPPRGLKMAATFIGNSTAIQELFKRISEQFSAMFRRKAFLHWFTGEGMDEMEFTEAESNMNDLVSEYQQYQEATANDEEEQFEEDEEEIAE